Proteins encoded together in one Polypterus senegalus isolate Bchr_013 chromosome 16, ASM1683550v1, whole genome shotgun sequence window:
- the mrpl2 gene encoding 39S ribosomal protein L2, mitochondrial → MAVAALTQALGCLSLNISSGVRGRCHTLAVFSQALRSTAPHQASLAGYSPRTPWQLLTSPLRGLQTSAVLCQNNPHWKERTKYTIQPIGKKKTGGRDHTGRIRTHGIGGGHKQLYRMVDFQRLRYEPENENEPFEEKVVEVRYDPCRSADIALVAGGKRKRWIIASENMKAGDVVKTSGVISRMAVSAKEGDAYPLGALPVGTLVHNVEIEAGKGGQYVRAAGTCAILLRKVNGTAILQLPSKRQIQVLETCMATIGRVSNVDHDKRIIGKAGRNRWLGIRPSSGKWKRKGGWAGRKVRPIPPMKSYVNLPSIAVSGKL, encoded by the exons ATGGCAGTGGCAGCCCTCACGCAGGCTCTTGGGTGCCTGTCTTTGAACATTTCTTCAGGTGTAAGAGGCCGGTGCCACACTCTGGCCGTGTTTTCTCAG GCCCTCAGATCGACCGCACCACACCAGGCCTCTCTTGCTGGCTACTCACCCCGGACACCTTGGCAGCTCCTCACCTCTCCGCTGAGGGGACTCCAGACTTCTGCTGTACTCTGCCAGAACAATCCCCACTGGAAGGAGAGAACAAAATACACGATTCAGCCCATTGGGAAAAAGAAGACGGGAGGCAGAGACCACACAG GAAGAATAAGGACACACGGCATTGGCGGTGGCCACAAGCAGCTTTATCGAATGGTGGATTTTCAACGTTTACGCTACGAACCTGAAAACGAAAATGAGCCATTTGAAGAGAAAGTTGTGGAAGTGCGCTATGATCCCTGCAG ATCTGCAGATATCGCCTTAGTGGCTggagggaaaagaaaaagatggaTTATTGCATCAGAAAACATGAAAGCTGGAGATGTTGTGAAAACATCGGGGGTCATCAGTAGAATGGCAG TGTCTGCAAAGGAAGGGGATGCGTACCCCCTGGGAGCGCTGCCAGTTGGCACCCTTGTGCACAACGTGGAAATTGAAGCTGGGAAAGGAGGGCAGTATGTCAGAGCAGCAG GAACTTGCGCCATCTTACTGAGAAAAGTAAACGGAACAGCAATTCTACAGCTGCCATCGAAACGTCAGATTCAG GTCCTGGAGACTTGCATGGCCACTATCGGAAGGGTGTCAAACGTGGATCACGACAAGCGCATCATCGGAAAGGCGGGACGAAACCGCTGGCTTGGAATCCGACCCTCGAGTGGAAAGTGGAAGAGAAAGGGTGGCTGGGCCGGAAGGAAGGTCAGACCGATTCCTCCCATGAAAAGTTACGTGAACCTCCCCTCCATAGCAGTCAGTGGAAAGCTCTAG